The following proteins are encoded in a genomic region of uncultured Vibrio sp.:
- the lptE gene encoding LPS assembly lipoprotein LptE: MRFFSLIKLPVVLVLAGLLSACGFHLRGEYSVPEELHTMSFTSYDEYNHLTRYVKSQLTLNKVELVQPSSSVPNLHLIETSLEERTLSLYQNSRAAEKELTYVVQYRVTIPGYGAKDYTTTVNRNYLDNPLTALAKSVERDVIKDEMHLQAAKQMMRQLGRVRAEYESGEINQPATNTNS, translated from the coding sequence ATGCGCTTTTTCTCTTTGATTAAACTACCTGTGGTATTGGTATTAGCCGGCCTTCTCTCTGCCTGTGGTTTTCACCTTCGCGGCGAGTACTCTGTACCGGAAGAGCTGCACACCATGTCATTCACCAGCTATGATGAATACAACCATCTAACACGCTATGTGAAATCTCAGCTTACGCTGAATAAAGTGGAACTCGTTCAACCATCATCAAGCGTACCAAACCTGCATCTGATTGAAACGAGCCTTGAAGAGCGTACGCTATCGCTATACCAAAACAGCCGTGCAGCAGAGAAAGAACTGACTTACGTGGTGCAATACCGTGTCACGATTCCGGGTTATGGCGCAAAAGACTACACCACCACGGTAAATCGTAACTACCTAGATAACCCGCTAACTGCCTTGGCGAAGTCGGTAGAACGCGACGTAATTAAGGATGAAATGCACTTACAAGCGGCGAAGCAAATGATGCGTCAGTTAGGCCGTGTTCGTGCAGAATACGAGTCAGGCGAAATTAACCAGCCAGCTACGAACACGAACTCTTAA
- the holA gene encoding DNA polymerase III subunit delta: MRVYADKLADHLAKHIKPIYLIFGNEPLLIQESRQAIQKTALQHGFEEKHRFAVDASLDWNQVYDCFQALSLFSSRQLIELEIPEAGVNTAISKELQILSDMMHDDIMLVIVGSKLTKAQENSKWFKSLSTKGDWVSCLTPDLQRLPMFIQARCRILGLKPDQQSLQMLAQWHEGNLFALSQSLEKLALLYPDGELTIVRLQEALSRHNHFTTFNWIDALLAGKANRAQRILRQLEAEGVEAVILIRSVQKEFNQLLSMHQDLTKMNVNQVFEKYRVWQNKRPLYNAALTRLSARKIFKLVSLLTQAEIKAKTQYDESVWPTMHQLSLETCSPDIKLAI; this comes from the coding sequence ATGCGAGTATATGCGGACAAGCTGGCGGATCACTTAGCCAAGCACATCAAGCCAATTTACCTGATCTTTGGTAATGAACCCCTGTTAATTCAGGAAAGCCGTCAAGCAATCCAGAAAACGGCATTGCAACACGGTTTTGAAGAAAAGCATCGCTTTGCTGTTGATGCGAGCTTAGATTGGAACCAGGTTTATGACTGCTTCCAGGCGCTCAGTCTGTTCTCCAGTCGCCAATTAATTGAGCTCGAAATACCAGAAGCTGGTGTCAACACCGCGATAAGCAAAGAACTGCAGATACTGTCAGATATGATGCACGATGACATCATGCTGGTCATTGTTGGCAGCAAGCTGACCAAAGCGCAGGAAAACAGTAAATGGTTTAAGTCACTGAGTACAAAAGGTGATTGGGTAAGTTGCCTGACACCAGACCTTCAGCGTCTGCCAATGTTCATTCAAGCACGTTGTCGCATACTTGGGTTGAAACCGGACCAGCAATCGCTGCAAATGCTCGCTCAGTGGCATGAGGGGAACCTGTTCGCACTGTCACAAAGCCTAGAAAAACTGGCTCTGCTTTATCCTGATGGCGAACTCACCATAGTGCGCTTACAAGAAGCGTTAAGTCGCCACAACCATTTTACAACGTTCAACTGGATTGATGCTTTGCTTGCCGGAAAAGCTAACCGTGCCCAACGTATTTTGCGTCAGTTAGAAGCTGAAGGCGTTGAAGCGGTGATTCTTATTCGCAGCGTTCAGAAAGAGTTCAACCAACTGCTGAGCATGCATCAAGATTTGACCAAGATGAACGTCAACCAAGTGTTTGAAAAATATCGTGTGTGGCAAAATAAACGCCCTTTGTACAACGCAGCCTTGACTCGTCTTTCAGCCAGAAAAATCTTTAAGCTTGTGTCTCTTCTTACTCAGGCAGAGATAAAAGCTAAAACCCAATATGACGAATCCGTCTGGCCAACTATGCATCAATTGAGCCTGGAAACCTGCTCTCCTGATATTAAGCTGGCAATTTAA
- the rsfS gene encoding ribosome silencing factor, which translates to MLREELKDFLADKADDMKAEDIIILNVEGKSSVTDYMIICTGTSKRHVSSIADHVASEVKKAGLEPLGMEGENEGEWVVLDMGDAMLHVMQEEHRELYQLEKLWG; encoded by the coding sequence GTGCTTCGCGAAGAACTGAAAGACTTTCTAGCTGATAAAGCCGACGATATGAAAGCGGAAGATATCATCATCCTGAATGTGGAAGGCAAATCGAGCGTGACAGATTACATGATCATCTGCACAGGCACGTCTAAACGTCACGTTTCATCCATCGCTGATCACGTTGCGTCTGAAGTAAAAAAAGCCGGCCTTGAACCTTTGGGCATGGAAGGCGAGAACGAAGGTGAATGGGTTGTTCTGGATATGGGTGATGCCATGCTGCACGTAATGCAAGAAGAACACCGCGAGCTGTACCAACTAGAAAAACTCTGGGGTTAA